One Streptomyces sp. 840.1 genomic window, TTGGGCGAGCGCGATGGCCACGCCGATGCCGGCGAGCGTGCCGTGCACGATGGCTGGGCTGACGGCGAGCGCGCTCCGGGCGGCCCGCAGCGAGCCGAGCAGGATCTGCAGCAGACCGGCGCCGATGGTGATCGCGCAGGTGGTGCGCCAGCCATAGACCTGGATCAACTCGGCTGTCACCACGGTCAGTCCGGCGGAAGGCCCGGAGACCTGGAGCGGGGTGCCTCCGAGCAGGCCGGCGACGATTCCGCCGACTGCGGCGGAGATGAGGCCTGCTTCCAGGGGGGCATCCATGGCGACGGCCAGGCCGAGCGACATGGGGATGGCTAGAAGGAAGACAGTGATCGATGCGGACACATCGGCGCCCGCGATACGGAATCGTCCGCCGCGATGCGGCGGTGGCGGGCTGTGAGGTCGCTTGATCCCCGATGAACGGGGAGGTCGCGAGCTGCGGGATGAGTGGTCATGACGAGTGGGGACGCAGGCAGACATGTTTCCCGTCTCCTCCGGGGCAGCGCGGTCGCGGAACGTGGGACGCGGCCGTGGGTCACGGCGTGCAGCGGCGGGATATCTCAACTCTCGGTAAATAGATCGTAATGGAGAGTAAAGATCTGTGTCCACGATTGAGGGCAAATGGGCTATCTAACCACCCATTCCAGTGAATAGGCAGCTTTTCATTCGGCCTGTCGCCCGAATTTGTGTGCTGTGCGTGCGACTTTGACCGCGCCGTGTCGGCACGTCAGCGCAATCAGACCTGCAAGGAAGAGAAGGAAGAGGGTGGGCGGATGTTGGCCGCCACGAAGAGGATCGCCGTGGGCGTGATGGCCGTCGCGCTGGTCGCGGGAGTGGCCGGCTGCTCCGGATCGACCCACGGTTCGGGCACATCCGGGCCTGTTGCAGCGAACGGTGCGGCCGGCGGAGCCGAGAAGGGCGCGGCCGGGACCGAGAAGAAGGCCGCCGGTGCGGCCCCCAAGAGTGCGTTCCGGCTCATCGGTGACGGTTCCACGGCCTTCACCGGCGCCCAGCCGAAGCAGCCCGCTGTGCAACGCCTGGCCCCGGGGCAGAAGCCCCCGCAGTTCGTGGTGTTCTCGTGGGACGGCGCGGGGGAGGACAGCCAGCAGCTCTTCTCGCACTTCCGTGAGGTGGGCAAGAAGTACGACGCGACCATGTCGTACTTCCTGAGCGGCGTGTATCTGCTGCCGGAGGCCAAGCGGGAGCTCTACGACCCGCCCAAGCACAACGCCGGCAGTTCCGACATCGGCTTCAACGACACCAAGGGAATCCGGGACACCCTCACCCAGGTCCGCGGCGCCTGGCTCGACGGCAACGAGATCGGCACCCACTTCAACGGCCACTTCTGCGGCAAGGACGGCGGAGTGGGGACCTGGTCCGTCGCCGAGTGGAAGAGCGAGATCAACCAGGCGAAGTCCTTCGTGAAGGGCTGGAAGTCGAACGATCCCGAGCTCAAGAGCATGAAGCCCCTGCCCTTCGACTACGACAAGGAACTCATCGGCGGTCGCACTCCCTGCCTGGAGGGGCAGAAGAACATGGTGACGGCCGCCCGCTCGATGGGCTTCCGCTACGACTCCAGCGGCGTCAACGATCAGGTCTGGCCGAAGAAGAAGAGCGGCATCTGGGACCTCTCGATGCAGCTCGTCCCGGTGCCGGGGCGCGAGTTCGAGACCCTTTCCATGGACTACAACTTCATGTTCAACCAGTCCGGCACGACGCAGGGCGACCCGGACCAGCACGAGTACTGGGGCAACCAGATGCGGGACGGCCTGCTCCAGGCCTTCGACCGCTCGTACGACGGAAACCGCGCCCCGCTGATCATCGGCAACCACTTCGAATCCTGGAACGGCGGCACGTACATGCGCGCCATCGAGGAGACGATCAAGACAGTCTGCACCAAGGAGGGCGTGCGTTGTGTGTCCTTCAAGCAGTTGGCTGACTGGCTGGACGCACAGGATCCAGCGACCCTCGCGAAGCTCAGCACACTGAAGGTCGGACAGGAGCCCACGAAGAGCTGGACAGCCTTCCTCGGTGAGGCCGCGAACCCCGTCAAGGACAAGGGCAAGGACAAGGACAAGGACAAGGGCAAGGACAAGGGCAAGGATCAGGTCCAGAGCAAGGCACAGGAGCAGGACAAGGCCGCCGAGAAGGCGCCCGCCGGGCACTGACGACGGAGGCCTGCCGGTGCCGGACGGACCGGAGCCGCTCCGTCCGGCACCGGCAGGCCATGTGCGGAGCGCCCGTACCGGCATCGGCCGGGGCGTCGTCCGGTCAGACCGGCTGGGCCGCCCCGGTCCGGGCGCAGTGCTCGTCGAGCACGAATGCGGGGTCCACCTGGGCGGCCAGGTCGGCCCCCGTCTTCTCGTTGCCCCAGCTCTCCGCGTTCTTCAGATGGAAATGCACCATCTGCCGTGTGTAGCGCTCCCAGTCGCGCTGTTCGTATGAATCCTCGGCAGCGTTCTGCAGGGCTTGCAGCGCCATCCGGTTGTCGGCCTCCAGCAGCTCGAAGCGGGCTGGCCGACCCTTCTCCATGGACCGCACCCAGTCGGAGTGGCCGACCGTGACCAGCAGGTCGTCGCCCACTTCGGCCCGCAGGAACTCCAGGTCGTCCTCGCCCTGCACCTTGTTTCCGACGACCTTCAGCGCGACTCCGAAGTCACGCGCGTACTCCTTGTACTGCCGGTAGACCGAGACTCCCTTGCGGGTCGGCTCCGCGACCAGGAACGTCATGTCGAAGCGGGTGAACATTCCCGAGGCAAAGGAGTCCGAGCCGGCGGTCATGTCGACAACGACATACTCCTCCGGGCCGTCGACGAGATGGTTGAGGCAGAGCTCGACCGCGCCGACCTTGGAGTGGTAACAGGCCACCCCAAGATCCGACTCGGTGAACGGGCCGGTGGCCATCAGCCGGATGTCCCCGTCGTCGAGCCCGACCGTGCGGGCGCACGCGTCGTAGATCGGGTTGTCCTCGTTCACGCGGAGCAGCCGTGAGCCCTCGCCGGGCGGCGTGGTCTTGATCATCGTCTCGACGGAGGCGATGCGAGGGTTGCTACCGCGCAGATACTCCTTGATCAGAGGCAGCTGCGCTCCCATGGCGGGCAGCGCGGCGGCCTCGTCCTCGTCGAGGCCGAGCGCGGCCCCGAGATGCTGGTTGATGTCGGCGTCCACCGCGACGACGTGGGCCTCATTGGCGGCAAGGTGGCGGATGAAGAGCGAGGACAACGTGGTCTTGCCGCTGCCGCCCTTCCCTACGAAAGCGATCTTCATGTTCACCTAGCGTAGTAGGTCGATCGCTATCCGTTGTCTAACTTCGTGAAGAAGGCCACTCCGTAGAGGTAGGCGCGCAGGGGGCGCGTAGCCTCGCTACTTATGAGTACGACTTCCTCGGACCCGCTCGCCACCCTGGGCACGCTGCCGGGCGTGACGGACGCGGTGGACTCCGTACGCAAGGCTGTCGACCGCGTTTACGGTCACCGCGTCATGCGCCGCCGCAGCAATGAGGTCACCTCGGAGGCGGCCCTGCGGGGCGCCCGCGGGTCGGCCGCGCTCTCCGGCGCCGACTGGAACCTGGAAGAGGTGCGCCGGCGTACCGACTTCACCGGAGACAGCGAGGCGCGTGTGGTCGGAGCCGCTCTGCGGTTGACCGCCGAGGCGGGCCAGCTGCTCTCCATCTGGCGGCAGTCGCCGTTGCGGGTGTTGGCGAGGCTGCATCTGGTCGCGGCAGGGGGTGCGGCGCCGGAGGACGCCGTCGGGCGGCCCCGGCTGGCGGGTGAGCCGGTGCACGAGCCGCTGATCGAAGCGTCCTTGCCCGATGCCGATGAGGTGGCGGGTCGGCTGGAAGGGCTCAGCGGGCTCATTCTTTCGGGGAGTGAGGCGCCGGCTCTGGTGACGGCCGCGGTCGTGCACGGCGAGCTGCTGGCGCTGCGTCCCTTCGGTTCGTACAACGGTCTGGTCGCGCGGACCGCCGAGCGGATCGTGCTGATCGGGAGCGGGCTCGACCCCAAGTCGATCTGCCCGGCAGAGGTTGGCCATGCCGAGCAGGGGCGGGCGGCGTACGTAGCGGCCTTCGAGGGTTATCTGTCGGGAACACCGGACGGCATGGCGGCCTGGATCGCGCACTGCGGGCGGGCGGCGGAGCTCGGCGTCCGGGAGTCGACGGCGGTCTGCGAAGCGCTCCAGCGTGGCGCCGCGTAAGAAACCGCGTGGCCGGCTGTCGGAGCGGTGGGGTGCAGGGGCGTGACTTTGCGGCCACGGACCAGGCGGTCCAGAAGGCCTGGATGGGTTCGCTGCCCGGCAGCACTTCGTGAAATGGGTTGCGGCGGTACCGTCCTCGGTACCGCCGCTGGCATGTCCACCCAGTTACCAAGCGTCCTCGATATATGCCCATCAGGTCGGGTACTTTGCCCGTTCCTGGTGCGGCTGGCCCGTAATCGACGGGTCGACGTCGCGTGGGTGCCCGGTTTTCATGCGCGGTCCGTGGGGCCTTGTCTG contains:
- a CDS encoding ATP-binding protein; this translates as MKIAFVGKGGSGKTTLSSLFIRHLAANEAHVVAVDADINQHLGAALGLDEDEAAALPAMGAQLPLIKEYLRGSNPRIASVETMIKTTPPGEGSRLLRVNEDNPIYDACARTVGLDDGDIRLMATGPFTESDLGVACYHSKVGAVELCLNHLVDGPEEYVVVDMTAGSDSFASGMFTRFDMTFLVAEPTRKGVSVYRQYKEYARDFGVALKVVGNKVQGEDDLEFLRAEVGDDLLVTVGHSDWVRSMEKGRPARFELLEADNRMALQALQNAAEDSYEQRDWERYTRQMVHFHLKNAESWGNEKTGADLAAQVDPAFVLDEHCARTGAAQPV
- a CDS encoding oxidoreductase, producing MSTTSSDPLATLGTLPGVTDAVDSVRKAVDRVYGHRVMRRRSNEVTSEAALRGARGSAALSGADWNLEEVRRRTDFTGDSEARVVGAALRLTAEAGQLLSIWRQSPLRVLARLHLVAAGGAAPEDAVGRPRLAGEPVHEPLIEASLPDADEVAGRLEGLSGLILSGSEAPALVTAAVVHGELLALRPFGSYNGLVARTAERIVLIGSGLDPKSICPAEVGHAEQGRAAYVAAFEGYLSGTPDGMAAWIAHCGRAAELGVRESTAVCEALQRGAA